CACCATGGCTAATTTAGACGTAACAATGGAAAACAATGATTTAACATTTAATTTAATTACTCCTAATAATACATCTGACCCCAATGTAATCAGAGTAACGAATAGCAAACTGCCCAATGTACGCCTAGCCAGTTACTTAGATGATAATCCGAAATTTGCCGGACAATTACATTGTGAGGCACTTACCGGAGATGAGAGAGCAAACCGGCTATGCGGTGGTTTGTTACAAGGGCAAGAGTTAACGTCAGCTAACGGATATACAGGTTATCTTTTAGACCAGGAAATTGATCAAACCACTTGTGGCTTTGCCAGTAAATCGTGGAGTACCAGCAAGACAAAGTGTTACAAAGATACCGCTTCTCGTTGCCAAGCCCTTGGTGTGGATGTCATATCAGGGCAAGCAGATCAGTGCGGCTATACCGATACAAAGAGCCAGACACTTAGTGAGGAAATAGCCTGTGTGGCAACGAAAAATTTCGGGTGTGATTATAGTATCATAGAGGCAGGCGGGATTTGCCAAACAACACGTGATGCTGCCCAACAATATCAATGTCAAGGCTCTACTATTAAACAAGGCGGAAAATGTGTAGGGGAGGTAGCTGCTGCTTGTCACCAATCTACTATAGAAAATGGAGGAATTTGTGAAGTTCCCCAAGGTGGTGCGGGTTGTAAGGAATTAAAAGCTATTCAAGCAGGCGGTGTTTGTGTTAGTTATGCAAATGTTGATTCCGCTGCCTGTAATAGTGCCCAGCAGGTATCTGGTGCCATTATTTGTAATGCTACAGGAAAGTATTGTGGATCTAATAGTACTTTTAACGGAGGAGTTTGTGTAACCAATGCGGATAGCTCAGCTTGTTGGAAAAGTACCCTTACAAACGGTTCTGTTTGTTATGCAAATATTGAGGGAAGCCGATGTGACACTTCGAAGACTGGTCATGTTTCTTATAATGATACTTCTTGTTGTTGCGGCGATTATTGTGGCAATGCACCAACTTGTTCTGCCGAACGCTGTTCCTCTGTCAGAGCACAATACGCACAGTATTTTGAATAAAAAGTGCTGCAATAAACATCATTCCAGTGTAACTGGGACAGTGCTTCCAATAATAAAAAACAGCCCGCTTTTCAGCGGGCTGTTTTGCATAAAGTTGGCAAGACCGAAACCTTATTTCTGACCGGTGCGGTCCTTGCGGTCCGTGTAGTGCGTGTGTAAGAGTTGGTGTGCGCGTTTGCCACCTACTTTATCAAACACTTTGCCATACAGAGCCATTACACCGCTGTTGTCTTGCGACTTATAGGCCAGTTCGGTGTCTTCTTGATACAAGCCTTCGGCGCGGCGTTTGCGCGGGGCCCAACCGTCAAATTGCGGTTGACCGGCTCCGGCCACACAGCCGCCTTGGCAAGACATCACTTCAATAAAGTCATATTTATTCTTGCCGGCTTTAATATCGTCTAATAGTTTGCGTGCATTTTTAAGCCCGCTGACTACGGCGACACGGATTTGCTTATCGCCGATAGTAAGGGTTTGTTCCTTAAAAGTGCTGCTTTCGCGCAAATTAGTAAATTTGACGCTGTGGGCGTGTTCGGGGTCGAGTTCCGCTACCGCAAAGCGCAGCGCCGCTTCCATTACACCGCCGGAAGCACCGAAAATTACCCCGGCGCCTGTCTTGGTACCGAACGGCATATCAAACCATTCGTTTTCCAAGTTGGCAAAGTCAATGCCGGCTTCTTTAATCATGCGGGCCAACCCTACGGTCGTGACCACATAATCGGTATCCGGGTTGCCGTTGACGGAGAATTCTTCGCGGGTGGCTTCGTATTTTTTAGCCGAGCAAGGCATAATGGCCACGACAACTAAGTCTTCGCGTTTGCCGCCGCGTTCTTCAAAATCGGCCTTGATGACGGGGCCCATCATTTGCATCGGAGAGCGTGCCGTAGATAAATTGGGCAAGAATTCCGGGGCATATTTTTCTACATAATTGACCCACGCCGGGCAGCAGCTGGTCAGCTGCGGCAAGTTGACGCCTTTGGTGAAGCGGCCCAAAAATTCGGTGGCTTCTTCCACGATGGTCAAATCGGCCGAGAAAGCGGTATCATAGACGTAATCAAAACCGAGCATGCGCAAGGCAGCGGCAATTTTTCCGTCCACGTTTTTACCTTGCGGCAAGCCGAAAATTTCGCCTAAACCCACACGTACCGCCGGAGCAATGTGTACGGCTACTTTTTTCTTGGGGTCATTGATGGCTTTAAATACCTTTTCAATTTCGTTAGAATTGGGCATCAAAGCACCGGTCGGGCAGACGCGGGCACATTGACCGCAGGATACACATTCTTTGCTTTCTCCTAATTCTTTATTAAAGGCGGTGGCAATTTTGGAGCGGAAACCGCGGAATGCAAAATCAATGGCGCCAATGCCTTGTACTTCGTTGCAGATGCGTACGCAGTTACCGCACAAAATACATTTGCTATGGTCGCGCACGAGAGCCGGGGAAGTAGCATCTTTGTGGCTGTCAATCTTTTTGGATTTGAAGCGGATTTCCGTCACGTCCATATCTTTGGCGAGTTTCTGCAATTTGCAGTTGCCGGATTTGGAGCAGAGCGTGCAGTTGTGATTACCGGAAGACAATAACAATTCCAGGTTAATGCGGCGTAAGCGGCGGATTTCGTCGCTGTTAACGCGCACTTTCATACCGTCGCGCGGAGCTACGGTACAAGAGGCCACAATGCCCATCCCTTCCACTTCTACTAAGCACAGGCGGCACGCGCCATATACGGCCAGTTCCGGGTGATAGCAGAAGGTAACGATATTAAAATTGGCCTTGCGGATTAATTCTAATAAATTACGTTCCCCTTCTATAGGTACTTGTTTTCCTTCAATGGTAACAAATTCTTTCTTTTCCATATATTAACTCCTATGCACCCACATTGACTGCGCCAAATTTGCAGGTGGCTTTACAGCTACCGCATTTAATACATTTCTGCGGGTCAATTTGATGGGGTTTGCCCGGTGTGCCGCTAATGGCTTGTACGGGGCAAGCGCGTTTACACATACCGCAACCTTTACATTTGGTCGCGTCGATTTCATAGCGTGCCAAGGCCTTACATACACCGGCCGGGCAGCGTTTTTCTACGACGTGAGCAATGTACTCATCCTTAAAGTATTTTAAGGTAGAAAGTACCGGGTTGGGAGCGGTTTTACCCAAGGCGCACAAGGAAGCTTTTTGAATGGCTTTGGCCAAATCTTCCAAGTTTTC
The Elusimicrobiaceae bacterium DNA segment above includes these coding regions:
- a CDS encoding [FeFe] hydrogenase, group A translates to MEKKEFVTIEGKQVPIEGERNLLELIRKANFNIVTFCYHPELAVYGACRLCLVEVEGMGIVASCTVAPRDGMKVRVNSDEIRRLRRINLELLLSSGNHNCTLCSKSGNCKLQKLAKDMDVTEIRFKSKKIDSHKDATSPALVRDHSKCILCGNCVRICNEVQGIGAIDFAFRGFRSKIATAFNKELGESKECVSCGQCARVCPTGALMPNSNEIEKVFKAINDPKKKVAVHIAPAVRVGLGEIFGLPQGKNVDGKIAAALRMLGFDYVYDTAFSADLTIVEEATEFLGRFTKGVNLPQLTSCCPAWVNYVEKYAPEFLPNLSTARSPMQMMGPVIKADFEERGGKREDLVVVAIMPCSAKKYEATREEFSVNGNPDTDYVVTTVGLARMIKEAGIDFANLENEWFDMPFGTKTGAGVIFGASGGVMEAALRFAVAELDPEHAHSVKFTNLRESSTFKEQTLTIGDKQIRVAVVSGLKNARKLLDDIKAGKNKYDFIEVMSCQGGCVAGAGQPQFDGWAPRKRRAEGLYQEDTELAYKSQDNSGVMALYGKVFDKVGGKRAHQLLHTHYTDRKDRTGQK